One genomic region from Salmo trutta unplaced genomic scaffold, fSalTru1.1, whole genome shotgun sequence encodes:
- the LOC115186141 gene encoding interferon-related developmental regulator 2 codes for MDGGRNGVKGESGASDDELASDVLSHYSSASESASVVDEATGGAKTRLAALDSLGGAFSSKLLYDFLIERRLTVSDCLERSLRKGETPQHCVWVVERSRLQRPQCAAQLCVQLGGGDEGEEGFKILRPVLSAIMIDGCASVSARQSCARALGMCCYVSAAEDGEDLVKSMSHWRVYSPCRTPTARAPCPPPMPVPQGLHSAALHFWALLVTLCPASRLNVLLDLHLPKLQACLESSDVNYRIAVGETIALLVELGRDIDREFEFEDSDTLCECLKGLATDGNKHHEDFSEEKIRFGVEGIYIDSWMRRRVYDAFKEVLESGHLFNSAAFKARTKLRNKVRDKRADVM; via the exons ATGGACG GCGGGAGGAATGGGGTAAAGGGCGAGTCAGGTGCCAGTGATGATGAGCTGGCGTCTGACGTGCTCAGTCACTACAGCAGCGCCAGCGAGAGCGCTTCAGTCGTGGACGAGGCCACTGGtgg TGCAAAGACGCGCCTGGCAGCCCTAGATTCTCTGGGAGGGGCCTTTTCCTCCAAGCTGCTCTATGACTTCCTGATAGAGAGACGCCTCACAGTCAGCGACTGCTTGGAGAGGAGCCTGCGCAAGGGTGAGACGCCACAGCACTGTGTGTGG GTGGTGGAGAGGAGCAGGCTGCAGCGGCCACAGTGTGCCGCCCAGCTGTGCGTGCAGCTCGGCGGGGGGGACGAGGGTGAGGAGGGTTTCAAGATCCTCCGGCCCGTCCTCAGCGCCATCATGATTGACGGCTGTGCCAGTGTGTCCGCCCGCCAGAGC TGTGCCCGAGCGCTGGGTATGTGCTGCTACGTTTCTGCTGCGGAAGACGGAGAG GACTTGGTGAAATCCATGAGTCACTGGAGAGTGTATTCACCATGTCGTACCCCAACCGCGAGGGCACCCTGCCCACCCCCAATGCCGGTGCCCCAGGGGCTCCACAGCGCCGCCCTGCATTTCTGGGCCCTGCTCGTCACCCTCTGCCCCGCCTCCCGCCTTAATGTGCTGCTGGACCT ACATCTACCCAAGCTACAGGCCTGCCTGGAGAGCAGCGACGTGAACTACAGGATAGCTGTGGGGGAGACCATAGCCTTGCTTGTTGAACTGGGAAGAGATATAGACAGG GAATTTGAGTTTGAAGACAGCGACACGCTGTGTGAGTGCCTGAAGGGCCTGGCCACCGACGGGAACAAGCACC ACGAGGACTTCTCCGAGGAGAAGATCCGCTTTGGTGTGGAGGGCATCTACATCGACAGCTGGATGCGCAGGAGGGTCTACGACGCCTTCAAAGAGGTGCTGGAGTCTGGA